GAATTTTTAAAATCCCCCAACGGCTCTCCAACGGCTATAATATATCCTCGGAATTCATCGGTTTTTTCCGAGGAATACATTTTCCTCGGTATTCCATAAGAATATTCCGACGGATTTATATTTCCTCGGAATTCCGTCGGTATATTCCGAGGAAATTCCAAAGAAACCAAATTTTGTGTTTCCGCGGAATATCCTCGGAAATTCCTCGGCATATTCCGAAGATTTCATTTTCTGTCGGAATGTCCGTTAGAATACCGCTATTTTCTTGTAGTGTAATACCGCTATTTCATCTTCCTCAGCCGTCACACCGCCGTAAACTCACGTCTTTCTCGCCGGGAACCACGACTTCGCCTTTGCGGCGTTTCTGGTTTGTTGCCGCGTCCTTCGGATGGATCTGAGTTGAAGGACGAAGACGCCGACGATTTCCTCCTTTTTTTCATATTCAATCTCCTTTCAATATTGATTATTCAATTGTGATGTGTTGGGTCTCTTAAAGTTTCCGACTTTCAAATCAATTGTATATACACTATAAAAATAATCACGAATATGTTTCTTAATCTGTTTTCGGTCATTGGTTTGGTGGAGATTTTGCTCTTTGATTATGCAGCAATGGAGGTGAAGATCCTTACGCATTTATACAGACAGAACATGGCAACCTCCTTCAGGATTTTGGGTCATCATCGGGTAGCCAGAGCAAGAACAAGTATGCAACAACAACATTGGAGATCAGTTCGATTAAAAATGAAGAAATCTAGACAAATTGGAGACAGGCGTACGTCTCCTTACTGAGAGATTATCCTAAATGTTCGGGAAACTTTTTATTATCTGCGAGCTTTTAATTAGTCTATTTTTTATTTTATACTATTTCCGTTCCCGAAATTAAGATGTTTTAGATTTTTTTCTTGTTCCACAAAGATAGATTTTTTATATTGTTAAGGTACTTTTTCATATTTTTGAGGAACATTAATTAAGAATATTTGAATTGATTAAATTTCATTGGTGGAAAGTTATTGAAAAATGTATAATAAAATAAAAAATAAAATAAATTATAAATATTTATTAAATTCTTAATAAACGTGCATACTCTAAAAAATCATACTTAAAAAAACAGAGAGTATATATTAATATAAAATGTATGAGAAACTCTATCGACGCTGAAGCCCTTCAAATTACTTTCCAAACTATATGACCCCGGAAGGCATTTCTTTATATTATTTATTTTGCATGTTTAGAGGAAATCCCTTTTAAAAAAACATATATCATTTTATTTTACAAATGTTTTCTGTTCTTCTGTATAAAATGTTGAGGATTATAAAAAAGATATAACGAAACTGGAAAACTGAGGGAAAAAAACTAAACTGGAAAACATTGCGTAATATTAAAGATTCCAACTTAAATTCACATGGAACCTGACAAAAGGAAAAAGAACATGGAAGAAAAAAAGCAACGGCTGGTGAGAAAAGAGTCGTATTTCAAAAGTTGACGAAAACGAGTCGTATTTAAAACAGAAGCATGAAGAGTTTGACCTTCATAACCACACCAAAAAAAAGGACAATAGAGTATCAATTTAATTGGTATTCCTCTCTCTCCAACCTTAAGCCATTGCGCAGAACGATCAATCAGAACAAAAATTAGCAAGTGGGTTTGCTCGAAACTTTTTCTATGTTTTTTTGATAAAAACTTTTTCTATGTTTCATCGTTTCTTTTCGCCCATCGATTTCGATTCAGTTTTTTCTATATTTATTGATGAATTAAAATCCGCTAAGCCAATTAAATTCAGATTATTTTACTTAATTTCCCCCATTTTTCTTGGAATTTCGTAGTGTATCCGCGAGTTAAAGCAAAAGACAAAATTTTTAACTGCAACCAAAGTGGTTCTTGTCTGAACTCTAACTATCTCCAATCTCGTGCCTCTGGTAATTTATGTCTGCCTTTTTTTCTCCTCTAAGTTTGACTTTTCTATAAGTTTTTGAGCTAGATGATTAGGATTGACTAGGTTACCTACTTTAATGTTTAGAAACATTGACTTGGTTAGTTCTATTCGATAGATTTATTGATTCGGTAGTTTCATCCCTAGAAATTACCAAATCCAAACTATTCTTTTCCATCTGGACAGAGAATAAGCAAGAAGAAGATTTGCATATAATTGTGGCGAAGATTCCTAAGATTTACATTCCAAGTGTTTTCATGTCTGAAAGTGAATCCAAGGACATGAAAAAGCATATCAGAGGAGCTGAAATCGAAAAAAAAAGAAGAGGAGCTGAAATCGAACCGATACAAAAACCCAAAACCATCCCGGTTTTACGCCCACGCGCTGTTGTATCAAGTCCTGGTATGTAATTGTAGAAAATTTTGTAGGAGATCTAGGTATCATGATAAATTTAGAAAAAAAAAATCTAAATAGTATAATAGATTTTCTCAATTTTATTCATTAGGCATGCAGTAGCTTTTTACTCGTTAGGCATGCAGTAGGCTTATTTACAAAAATAAATAATAATTAAACTTGATCAACAAGTTATTTGCATATATACTAAGCCTGGGACGGATCCGGATATCCGGAAAATTCAGGGTACCCGAATCCGAATCCGGATCCGGATTCGGATTCGTCGGATCCGTGAATTTAATATATGGATCTACATTCGTGGATTTCGGATATCCGGATTTCGGATACCCGTCCCGATATTCTATTACCTGCGGATACCCGGATCCGTAAAAATACTTAAAAATAATATTTTTTTAAAAATACTAATTTTTTAATATAATACATAAATTAAATATTTATATATGTCTATAATATTGTAAAAACTAAAATATAATATTATAAGATTAATTCATGTATAAATATGAATATATCAAATATAAATATTAATGAAATTTAAAAATTTAATGTGTTTTAAAAATACGGTTCCAGATATCCAGACCTAAAAATTATGATATCCGGATTCAGATTCGGTTTGGACGGATCCAAAATTTTACTATCCGGATTCCAATCCGGACACCCCAGATATCCTATTTTAAGAGCGGATCCGGAGCGGATCTCGAATAATAAGTCTCAGGCCTAATATATACTATATGTTTTACTGCACCAAATGCAGAAATAAAAGTTTTAAAATTTAAAGTATATTTAAAAATAAAATTTTGTTAATTATTAGATTTTATTATCTGTTTTCAAAATTTAATTTTAAATTTTCTTTTAATTATATTTAAAAATTAAGATAAAATAAATATTTTGGTATTTAAATTTAATAGTATATATGTATAAATTTAAAATCATAATCTTGGGAAAAAATTTATATATTTCTTTTGGTAAAAATATATTAAATCAAATTCTATAATATTAAAAATTCTTAGGTATAATCATCAAAACGTAAAACTGAATAATATTTCTAAAATTTGTAGATATTGAAAAGAAACTAATACCGTTGGAACTAGAAAAGTACAATTTCAAAAAAAATTGCATACTATTTGGAAAAATTTCATCTTTACCACTTTCATGGTACTATTTTTCATCTTTACCACCACTAAATGAACATTTTCGAAAATACTTTTTTCATTAAGTAGCAAAAGACTCTTATACCCTTGTTTTCTATATATATAATAAATTATTATTTAAATAAATAAAATAATAATAAAATGTTTAATGTTTTCGAATTATACTTTTTCAAATTCAAACTTTTTTATAAAATTTTTTCTTTTGAATTATTTTTTTCGAAATTTTTTTTTATATTTTTTCAAATTTTCATTTTGAAAATCGAAAATTATGTTTGAAACTATTTTTTTAATTTTTTTTTTATTTTTAAAGTATTTATTTATATATTTATTAGAATCCTAAATTTCATATTCCAAAAACCTTACCCCACCCCCAATTCTAAATCCTAAGTTTAGATTATTTAGCCCTAGGTGTATAAGTATTTTTTACCCTTCATTAAAAGTGATTAGTGTAGACATGAAAAGTGGTACTATGAATGTGGTATTTGTGGCAATTTTCCATAATATTTCGAAGATTTGTTTTACCAAGAAAAAATATATAATTATAAAAAATAGAATTAAATAATATTTTGAAAATTTTAAACATATTTCTATTTTTACTATTATATTATTTATTGTTATATTAGTGATGATTTATGAGTTATTACGTTACTTTAAACACTTATCGAAAATATAAATCACCATTAAATGTAAATGTCCATATCATAATTAGGTTTAAGTCATGTCATCATTTTTTTCAAAATCAGTATAAAGTCTAAATGATTATAAGAGTCCTAATAATTCTTTGTGTACATGGATATTTACTATACTCATGGACTCAATATAGGAAAAAATGACTTTTGCTTTGAAATTTTCTTCTTCAGATAATGATGCATTGATCGGAAGCATAACCAAAAGCAAAGAGAATAAAGCTAAGACGGGTTTAAAGAGTAACGGTCATGTCTCAAAAAGAGCTTCGCAGCGTAAGAATATTGATACCAATGTGAAGTTTTCGCATCGCCCAGTCGCTACGAAATCGGGAACCAGTTTGAAGGATCACAAATGATTAACTTGTTTATTGAGGATCTTATAGTTTCCTTCATGATTCCATAAATAATGGCCTCATGAGATGAAACTATACGGGGAAAATTGTTTTTTGGACAAAAAAAATGATAATTATATTTTATTAGGCTAATCTCGTATATTTTATGTCTTATTAGTCTAAATATTTTCAAAATGACAATATTATCCTTAACTTCAATTAAAAATTCAAAATTACTATTAATAAAAATATGTTAAATATTAAGATATAATTTTTAACTAAAATAATTTGAAAAATATTAAAAATCCCTCAAAACAAGAGAAATTGCCACAAATACCACTTTTATAGTACTACTTTTCATATTTACGCTAACCATTTTTACCCTCATTTTTAATGAAGTGTAAAAGATATTTATACCCCTAAGGTTAATTAATATAGACTTAGTGAGGGTTATTGGTTGTTGTATTTTAATTGATTTGAAAATCTGAACTAATTCTAGTGTTATTGGTTCTATGATTTTCAAATATGTATTAAAATCATGTGTTATTGGTTTAATGATTCATAAATTCTATATCAAATCAAGTGTTATTCAATCATACGGATTTACTAATAAATTTGATTTTATAATGAACTTGAATGGATTTGTTTGGATTTTTTTGTTAAAAATACAAAGACTCAAATCCGAGGGAAAACTTCCGGATTTGTAAATGCTAATCCAAAAAAATTTAAAAATCCGTATATTTTACTTGGATTTATAAATACTACATAGATTTCTAAATCAATCAAAATATATAAACCAACAACACCTCCTTTGAGTTTAAAGTTGAGAGGTGGATTAGGATTTTTAGAATGTGGAATTTAGGATTCTAATAAATATATAAATAAATACTTAAAAATACATATAAAATTTTGAAAAAAAATCCAATTTCTTTTTAAAAAAAAGTTCGAATTTGAAAAAGTATAATTCGAAAACATAAAAAAAATTATTTATTATTATTTATTATTTAAATAATGATTTATTATATATAAAAAGAACAAGGGTATAAAAGTCTTTTACCAGTTCAGATCATGATCTACCGGTTTAGTTCAAACGGTTTCCAAATCGATGTTTTAATTTAAAAATTGATTTTATAAATCATGATTTTTTTAAAAAAAATCGATTTAATAAATATAAGGAAACTAAATATTTCCAAATATTATCTTCCCATATTTTTGTACTGATTATCTTTATCCGTAGAATTTGTATTCTACTATATGTAGAACACACTAAACATGTTTGAAATCGATTTCTACTAGTTTTAGATTTATAGTAATATGTAGATTTCGATTTCAGAGGTTTTAGATTTATAGTATTGTGTAGATTTCGATTTCTAGAGGTTTTAGATTTATAGTAATGTGTAGATTCCAGATTCTACAGATTTTAGAACGATAGGTTAAGCGTGGAATGTGTTTTTCAAATATTTTTAGAATACTATTATTTACGTAGATCATGTATTCTAAACATATTAGATTCAATGAAAAAAAGTTGATTACATTTTCTAATGTGTAGAATGTCAATTCTACTTTTTGTAAAACAAAATATGAAATTACGATTTAAACATTTTTAGAATTATAAAAAAAATACCAATAAGTTGATATACGTATTTCATCAGTAGTTACTATTTTTTGAATTTTGTTTTGTTCGTAAAACTATTTATTTGATTTATTTTTGAAAATACTAAAGCATTTTAGAAGAGAAAATGGTACAAAAAATAAATTAGCCTAATAGGACATAGTTATCATTTTTTTTGTCTAAAAAACAATTTTCCCCTATATAAACCTTTTATCAAAAAAAGAGAGATGAAACTATATATTTGGAAAAATTAATGGTATACCACTTATACACGCTAGTTTTGATCTTCATCATTTCACGACATTTTATTTCACATTTTTGACATTTTATTCTGGAACATTGGCTGATTGTTCAATATAAATTTTATTATTTCCGTTATTTGCCTCCAAATTTAGTGCTTAATTCTATCTTACACTACTCGCGTCATTAATTCTCACACAAAATCTCGGAGGGTTTATCGATCATCTTCTCTGTTTCTAGACTGTGCATTTTGTTCTAACACTTAAAACATTAATAGGGATTAGCTGCTTCTTAGAGCTATTTATGGGTGTGTTGACCAGATTTTAATTCCAAGCTTATTTATGTGATAAAAAGGTGAAGTTTTAACTGCAAAATATTCATAATTTCTCTCTATCTGATGGTTTGCTATATGATTTTCAATTATAGTATTGGTTCCTGAACAAGTATATACTGGTACTGGTATCAGTCTCCATTCCAAAAACTTGCTGCAACTAGTTTAATTTGAAGTTCAACAAGCTGCACCAAGAACTAGATATCACACCATCTACATCCTATGAGAAACTTCACCTGTTGTTGTGACTCAAATGCGGTATTTACACTCTCTTTTGTTTATTCTGGAAACCCACCAGTCTCCAAGCTGATCAATGATCATTCTCTGTGTTGTACGGGCATTATCCATGGTCAGTCCTAAAACTTTGGAAGTTATTGATGTTAGGAGTTTTCAAGGCTCCTAATCAAATGTTGTAGTATAAAAGATTGTCGAACCAACCCTAGGTGATTCTAAAGCAAATGGAATGCAAGTTCATGCTTAAGCTAAGTGCAATCCGGTTTTAAAGATGGTATGAACTAAGAACTAATACACTAATGCAATAAAGTAATGATCTTTCTTTCTCAATATGAAACAAGAGGACTCATGGGGCTAGGCATTTGATCTTGGGTGCTGCAGATCCAATCTAGAGGTGGCAAACTATCAATCAATCACTTTTCTTATACCTAGACACTAAGCTAAACAAGCTC
The DNA window shown above is from Brassica oleracea var. oleracea cultivar TO1000 chromosome C3, BOL, whole genome shotgun sequence and carries:
- the LOC106333181 gene encoding uncharacterized protein LOC106333181, whose amino-acid sequence is MYPRVKAKDKIFNCNQSGSCLNSNYLQSRASENKQEEDLHIIVAKIPKIYIPSVFMSESESKDMKKHIRGAEIEKKRRGAEIEPIQKPKTIPVLRPRAVVSSPDNDALIGSITKSKENKAKTGLKSNGHVSKRASQRKNIDTNVKFSHRPVATKSGTSLKDHK